In Cololabis saira isolate AMF1-May2022 chromosome 4, fColSai1.1, whole genome shotgun sequence, one DNA window encodes the following:
- the LOC133442217 gene encoding DELTA-actitoxin-Afr1a-like has product MSESAEAVSANLTSRRNVTIEITNLTNNYCLINPKVYLESGGVHAPPQPTVRPQKTEVCNFGKTSAKATGSVGVLTYELFERHSNCAKEIVAMMFSVPYDYNMYKNWLGLGIYNQEKECNKKLFEEMYYNKEQQGFVREEAKGSGLTFDGPNLDIKATMSPMGRAILKVEVWDKLFSPMMQRPY; this is encoded by the exons ATGAGTGAATCAGCAGAGGCGGTTTCTGCCAATCTCACAAGCCGAAGAAATGTCACCATTGAGATCACCAACCTCACCAACAATTACTGCCTCATTAACCCCAA GGTTTACCTGGAGAGCGGCGGCGTCCacgcccccccccagcccaccgtGCGGCCGCAGAAGACCGAGGTGTGCAACTTCGGTAAGACCAGCGCCAAAGCAACAGGATCAGTGGGCGTACTGACCTACGAGCTGTTTGAGAGACATAGCAATTGCGCTAAAGAGATAGTCGCAATGATGTTCTCTGTGCCTTACGACTACAACATGTACAAGAACTGGCTGGGCCTGGGGATCTACAACCAGGAGAAAGAGTGCAACAAGAAACTATTCGAAGAAATGTATTACAACAAAGAGCAGCAAGGCTTTGTGCGGGAGGAGGCCAAAGGCAGCGGGCTCACCTTTGACGGTCCCAACCTGGACATCAAGGCTACCATGTCACCCATGGGGAGGGCTATTTTGAAGGTGGAGGTGTGGGACAAGCTCTTCTCTCCCATGATGCAACGCCCTTACTGA
- the LOC133442218 gene encoding DELTA-sagatoxin-Srs1a-like, whose protein sequence is MPETAESHAFSLSTNRNCTVEITNVSSAYCLINPKVHMESGFPYSPPQPTVRTTRSEVCSFTKDDNTASGAVGVLTYELFSMHQRHCNELVAVMFSVPFDYNFYKNWLGVGIFEHTRACDDKLFDLMYNKKDFTNFVRHEADGSGVVYEGRAVDLRACMSDEGRAIIKVEMHDKMGR, encoded by the exons ATGCCTGAGACTGCAGAGTCCCAcgccttctccctctccaccaACCGCAACTGCACCGTTGAGATCACTAATGTCAGCAGCGCTTACTGTCTCATCAACCCAAA gGTCCACATGGAGAGCGGTTTCCCCTACAGCCCTCCCCAGCCCACTGTGCGCACCACCAGGTCCGAGGTGTGCTCTTTCACCAAGGACGACAACACAGCGTCGGGCGCTGTAGGCGTCCTGACCTACGAGCTGTTCTCCATGCACCAGCGCCACTGCAACGAGCTGGTGGCCGTCATGTTCTCCGTACCGTTCGACTACAACTTCTACAAGAACTGGCTGGGCGTAGGGATCTTCGAGCACACACGTGCATGTGATGACAAGCTGTTTGACTTAATGTACAACAAGAAAGATTTCACCAACTTTGTGCGGCACGAGGCCGATGGTTCGGGGGTGGTGTACGAGGGCCGAGCCGTGGATCTGAGGGCCTGCATGTCTGACGAGGGCAGGGCCATTATTAAAGTGGAGATGCATGATAAGATGGGAAGATGA